The genomic DNA TGGGCCGCCGTGCGGCCGAGGTGCCCTACCACCAGGCCTCGGTCTGGGGGCACTACCGCCTGGCGGCCTGGGGCCTTCCGGCGTGGACGCTGGGCACGGGCTTGCGCTACACCGGCGACATGGTCGATGGCACGGCCAGCGCCTACCGCATCCCGGGCTATGGACTCGTCGATGCCATGCTCGCCTGGCAGGACGGGCCGTGGCGCGTGGCGCTCAACGTGCGCAACCTGTTCGACAAGGCGTTCCTGATCTGCAACGGCGCCCACTGCCGGGACGGCAGCCCGCGCACGGCCACGCTTTCGGCCGCGTACCGCTGGTGATGCGCTGCGGCGGGCGGGGATGTGCGGGGCCTAGCCATGGGGCTCGGCCAGTTCCTGCTGCGCCAGCGCCTCGAGCTGCTCCTGCTGGTAGACCACGATGCTGCGCTGGTGGATGCCGATGATGCCTTCGCGTTCCATCCACTTGAGCTCCACGTTGATGCGCTGGCGCGAGCCGCCCAGGAGCTGCGCGAGCTCGTCCTGCACCAGCGACAGCCCGATGGCGCCGCGCTGGCCGGGCACGGCGGCGCGCTCGCCGAATCGGCGCAGCACGTGCAGCAGCTGCTTGGCCAGCCGCGCGCGCAGGGGCAGGGTGGCCATGTCTTCCATCATCCAGTACAGGTAGCGCATGCGGCGCGCCTGCAGCGTGAGCAGGGCCTCGCCGAACTCGGAGTGTTCGCGCAGCAGCTGGCGGAACACGCCCTCGGCCACGCTCAGCACCGTGGTGGGGCCGTGGGCATGCGCGTCGTAGGTGTTGGGGCCGCGGTGCAGCACCTCGGCCTCGCCCACCCAGATGCCGGGCTCCACGTAGGCCAGCGTCACCTGCTTGCCCGAGGGCGTGGTGCGCCGAAACCGGATGGCGCCGCTGGCGCAGGCAAACCAGTCCTGCGCCAGGTCGCCCTGCTCGACGATCATCTGGCCGTGCGTGTAGCGCGTGACGCGCCCCAGCCGGAAGATGTCGTGCCGCAGCGACGGAGTGAGCGCGGCGAACCAGCGGCCCCGGTTGATGGCTTCACGCTCCGGCGGGCTGAGGAAGGGGCGTTGCTGGTGGCGGTCGGCCAGGGGGTTCTCGGACTCTGGCAAGGCGGTGGTGGGCATGGCGGCAGGCTGGAGTTGGGCGGGGCCGGCCTGTGCGCGGGGCCGGGCCGACAGGGCGGAGAAAAAGGCGCAGGCGCCAAGTTTAGCGATGCGCCCCGGCATGCCGGGCGCGGCGCGGCACCTGCGCGACAGCGGGCGCTCCAGGCGGGGCCTTCGCGGGCCGTGGATGGGCGCGCGGCTTGCGCAAGAAGGCCAGGAGCCTGCGCTCGGCCGCGCTCAGCCCCCGGGGCGACGCGCTGCCGCCGATGCGGTCCCACACTTCCTGCAAGCCCGGGCCGGCGTCGGATGCAAGCCGCGAGCCGAGCTCCAGCACGGCAGGATGCACGTACGACTTCTTGCACACCGCAGGGGTGTTGCCCAGCTGGCGCGCCACCTCGGCCAGGATGGCCTTGGAGCTGTAGCGCACGTTTTTGTCGGCCGCGCTGGAGGCATCGGTCTGCGCACGTGCCAGGCGGGTCAGCTCCAGCGCCTGCGTGGTGCCATGCCAGGTGCGGAAGTCCTTGGCCGTGAAGTGGTCGCCGCCGGTGGCGGCCGTGCCGTGCGTGATCTCGCGCAGGTAGTCGTTCACGTCGCCCGAGCCCACGGTGCGTGGGGTGCCGTCTCCGTCCTCGTACTGGAAGAGCTCCTGCCCCGGCAGCTGCTGGCAGCGGCGCACCACCCGGGCCACGCGCGGGTCGTTCAGCTCGGCCTCCTGCAACACGCCGCTCTTGCCCCGAAAGCGCAGCCTGAGCTGGCTGCCGTGAAGCCGCGCATGCCGGGTGCGCAGCGTGGTCAGGCCGTAGGACCGGTTGCTGCTGGCGTATTCCTCGTTGCCCACGCGCAGGTAGGTGGTGTCCAGCAGGCGCACCAGCGCGGCCAGCACCAGCGTGCGCGTGAGCGGCTGGCCGCCGCGGTGCGCGGCCAGGTCGCGCGCCACGCGGGCGCGGATGCGCGGCAGCGCGCGGCCAAAGGCCTGCATGTGCTCGAACTTGCCTTCGTCGCGCTGCTGGCGCCACTGCGGGTGGTAGCGGTACTGGCGCCGTCCGCGCGCATCCAGCCCCGTGGCCTGCAGGTGGCCGTGGGGCAGGGGGCAGATCCACACATCGGTGTACGCGGGTGGAATGGCCAGGCGCTGGATGCGGGCGATCTCGTCCGGGTCCCGGAGCCATTGGCCGTCGGGCAGGCGGTAGCGAAAAGTCTTGTCGCCGCCGGGCTCCCGCGTGAGGCCTGGCATAGACGGGGTGACGTACACCAGCCCCCCGGGCAGCTTCTGTGGGCGGGGGGTGGGCCGGGGTGGCGCAGGTGCGCGGGGCGATGGGCAGGGGGTGGGCATCGGGGCGAGCAGGTGATAAGGACCAGTGCGTGGCCCCGATCACACCCGTGCCCGGGCGGTGCTGGTGTAGGTGCGCTGCGTGCGCCGGGGTGAGACAGGGACCGAATCGGCAGCGCCGCCGCGCCGCCATTTGGGGTGAATAATGGCCCTTGCGCTTATTGAACAAGCGCCAATAGCTATAAAAAATGTAGCAATCTGCTCGGTCGGGCCGCGCTCAATCGGCCGCAGCCGGTTCCAGCGCAAAACCCACGCCGTACACCGACCGGATCCAGTCGCAGCCGTCGCCGCTGGCGGCCTTGAGCTTCCTGCGCAGGTTCTTGATGTGGCTGTCGATGGCGCGCTCGTTCACGTCCAGCGTGTCGTCGTAGGCCTGGTCCAGCAGCTGTGCGCGCGAGAAGATGCGCCCGCGCTGGCGCGCCAGCACCTGCAGCAGCCGGAACTCGCGCCGCGTGAGGCCCAGCGGCGTGCCGTGCAGCGTGGCCTGCCAGTGCGATTCGTCGAGCACCAGCGCCGATCCGGCGGCGGGCGGCGGTTCCTGCGCGGCGGCCGTGCGGCGCAGCACGGCCCTGGCGCGGGCGACCACCTCGCGCGGCGAAAACGGCTTGCAGATGTAGTCGTCCGCGCCCAGCTCCAGGCCGATGAGGCGGTCCACCTCTTCCACGCGGGCGGTCAGCATGATGATGGGGTGCTGCGTGTGGCGCCGCGCCTGGCGCAGGATGGAGAGGCCGTCCATACCGGGCAGCATGATGTCCAGCAGCGTGAGGTCGGGTGGCGCGGCCAGCAGGCTGGCGAGCGCGGCACGGCCCTCGGCCTGGTGCTCCACGGTGTAGCCCGCGTGGCGCAGGTAGTCGACCACGATGGCGGCGATGTCGGGTTCGTCTTCGACGACGAGGATGCGGTGGCTCATGAAGGGTTGTCCAGCAGGGGCAGTTGCAGGGTGACGCGCAGGCCTCCCAGCGGGGAGGCCTCGGCCGCGAGGGTGCCGCCATGGGCCAGCACGATGGCGCGGCAGATGGCCAGGCCCAGGCCGGAGCCGCCGTGGTCGCGGTTGCGCGAGGTTTCGGCACGGTACAGGCGCTCGAAGATGCGCGGCAGCTCGTGCGCGGGCACGCCGGGCGCGCTGTCGTCCAGCTGCACGCGCAGCAGCGGCGCGCCATCGGTGGCCCGTGTTTCCCCGGCCGTGACGCGCAACTGCCCGCCCGCATCGGTGTAGCGCAGGCTGTTTTCCAGCAGGTTCATGAAGACCTGGTGCAGCTGCTGCGCGTCGCCCCGCACCAGTGGCGCGGGGGCTTGCGCGGCCAGGGCCTCCAGGCCCGTGGTGTTCACCTCGATGCCGGCCTGGGCCAGGCGCGGGCGCATGGAGGCCAGCGCCTCGGCCAGCAGCGCGAGCGGGTGCACGGGCACCTGGGCCGACGGTGCACTGGTGCCAGCGGCATCCAGGCTGGCGCGCAGGTCGCCCACCAGCTGGATGAGGCGCATCACCTGCCGGTGCAGGCGCAGCGCGGTCTTGTCGTCAAAGGGGCGCACGCCGTCCTGCACGGCTTCGATCTCGGCGCGCATGGCGGCCAGGGGCGTGCGCAGCTCGTGGGCCACGTCGCCCAGCCACTGGCGGCGCGAAGACTCGATGCTGCTCAGTTGTTCGGCCATGGTGTTGAAGGTGCGGGCCAGTCGGGCCAGTTCATCGTTGCCGTGCACGGGCACACGGGTGTGCAGGTGGCCCTGTGCAATCTCGCGCGCGCCGGTGGCCAGGGCCTCGACCGGGGCCAGCCAGCGCCGTGCCAGCCAGCCCGACAGCAGCAGCGCCAGCGCCAGGCCGGCCAGGCCCGTCCACGCCACGAAGCCCAGGTGTTGCGCCAGAAAGGCCTGGTCGGCCTCGCTGCGCACGCCCTGCGGGGGCGCCAGCACCAGATGGCCGATGGCCTGGCCGTCGGCGCCGGTCAGGGCCACGCGCGCGCTGCCGGGCTGGGGTGCCGTGCCTGCCACCAGCTTCTGCTGCGCGTCCACCAGGCCCAGGCGGGGAAACAGGTCGTCGGGGTGGCGTTGCGCGGATGGGGGCGGGGGGCCGCTGGTGCCACGCTCGCCCGGGGGCGGGCCGCCATCGGGGGGCGGGGGCGGCGGCTGCTGCTGCATGCCGCGCTCCGACGCCGGGTTGCCGTTCGCCATCCCGGGGGGCATGCCGGGCGGCTGTCTGCTGCGGTCGCTGGGCGGGGCGTCTTCCATGCCCTGGTGGCCACCCCGGCGCGGGCTTGCGCCCGGGTGGCTGAGCTGGCCCCAGAGGCGGGGCTGGCCGCGCAACGTGTCCCAGCCGCCCGTCTGTGTGTGGTGGGCCTGCAGGCGCTCCGCGAGCCAGCCCATGCGGGCCAGTTCGATCTCGGCCACGTAGGGCCCCAGGCCCCGCTGCAACCCCAGGCGGGAGAAGCCCGCAAAGATCAGCAGCAAGGCCAGCAGCAGGGCCGCCAGGGCGATGAAGGCTTTGCGGTGCAGGGTCAGGTGGGGCATCGGTGGGGGTGCAGGTGTCGTCAGCGGGCGGGTGGCGGGCCGCCCGCACCGCCGGGGCCGCCAGGCCCGCCCGCGGGCATGGCCACCAGGGTGCCGCCCATTGTGCGGCATGTGCCCGCGAGCGATTGGCCGTCGGGCATGGTCAACGTCACGCTGGCGCCTTCGGTCTTGCCCTTGCAGGCGGCATAGGCCTCGGGCGGCGGCGCCGGCGGGTCCTGCCGGCCGTGGGGTTGCGCCAGCACGGGGGTGGCGGATATTGCAGCCAGCATGGTCGTGAGGGCCACGCAGGCCAGCCAGCGTGGACGAAGAGAGTGCACAGGCATGGTGTTTTTTCTTTCAGTGTTGTGGAGAAAGGAGTTCAGCGAGTCAGCGCCAGCACGTGCTACCGGCGCGGCGCGTCTGAGGGCGCAGTGGATTAAGGAAAGCGTTTGACGGGTGGGGCACGTCGTCAGAAACCGGCGCCGCCCGGGCCAGTGCACCCGAGGAACCGGCTTCGCCGGACCACCGGGTGCGTCCCCCTCCGGGGGAAGGCGCCGAAGGCGACTCAGGGGGGCTTTCAGTCAAGCTGCGATCGAGATCGTGATGCTGGCCGAGTACCCGCCGCCGCTGTTGGCCTGCATGGTGGTCATCTCCAGCGTGGTGCCGTCGCTGAAGACGTTGTCCGTGGCGAACGACATGGAGGCCAGGTTGCGCACGCTGGCGCTGTAGCCCGAATTGGCGCTGTAGATGGTGCTGAGCAGCGCGGTGGGGAAGGCCAGCTGCGTGGTCTTGATCTTGTTGCTCGCGCTGCTGGCGGCGGCCAGGCTGCGGTACACCTCCAGGTGCATGTGGGGCATGCGGCCCGCGTAGCAGCCGGGCACGATGGTGGTGAAGGTGACCGTGCCGCTCGCATCGGTGGCCTGCACGCCACGCAGGTAGTTGTCGGCGATGTTGCTGGAGCTGTACACGGAGTAGTTGCCGTCCTGCGTGCAGTGCCACAGGTAGATGGCGTAGCCGGACAGCGCGGCGCAGCTTGCGTTGGTGTTGGTCAGCGTGATGGTGATGGTGAACGGCACGCCGCTGACCTGCGTGGAGGAGCCGATGGAGCTGCGGATGTCCGAGCGCACGATGCCGCTGAGCGCCAGCACGTTGTAGGTGTTGTTGCTGGCGCTGGAACCGTCGGCCGGGTAGGGGCCGGCGGTTTCCTCCGGAACAACCGAGCAGGTGGCGGCGGTGCCTGTCCCGGTGCCCGTACCTGTTCCCGTTCCCGTTCCGGTCCCCGTGCCGGTGGCCTCGGTCGTGTCGCTGGCTTCGGTGTCGCTGCCCCCGCCCCCGCAGCCAAGGAGCGTGGCCACGCCCAGCGAACCCAGGGCATTCAGCGCAAGGCGGCGGTTGGAAGGGGCCTGTGCGGCGGCGGCCAGGGGCTCGGGGAAGGGGAGGCGGTCCATGGATGGCTCCTGCAAGTGGGTATGGCCTGCACTGTGCCGTCCGATTGGGGAGAAATTAGGGAGCCGCTGCTCCCTCGGAATGCTATAAATTCAATAGCTATCAGCGCTTGTCCCTAAAGCGAAAAAGCGGTTTTTGCCGGAAACCGTGAGCGCCGGATGCAAGCGCACTGCGCGGCGCCGGGCGGGCTTCGTGGGCTTACTTCGCCGCCCCGGTGGCCTCGTGCCGGCAGCTGAAGGACCGGTCGCCACGCACGATGTCGTCGCTGCCGCACTGCCATTTGTGGATGTCCGTCTGCTGCTTGCGGGTGCGCAGCACGGGGGTATAGACCAGGTGCTTGCCAGCCAGCGCCAGGTCGCCTGAGCTGTCGGCAATGGTCAGCCGCACCACGCCATTGGCCGGATCGATGGCCATGGCCTGGAAGCCGGTGGGAAGCTGCCCGGGCCGGCCCAGGCCGATGGCGGCGGCGCTGGCGGGAAAGGCGCCGGTGCTCCGGTAGTGGTTCTCCACCAGCCCCAGCACCGTGCGCGCGGCGCCGTCCAGCTGGCGCACGGCTTCGCGGCGCGGATTGGCGGGCTCCTCTCCCTGGTGCCACAGCGCCACGGCCACCATGGCCGCAAAGCTCAAGGCGGCCACCCCGCCCAGCATCACCAGCGCCTTGAGGAACCAGCCGGGCCCGCGGACCAGGGCCACTGCCTGCTGGATGGCGGTATCGCTGGCGTGGCGGGAGACCACGAACGTGCCCGTGATCGAACTGTGCAGGCCCCGCTCGCCAAACAGGGCGGTCAGCAGGCGGTGCAGCAGGAACGGCACGGCCAGCGTGAGCGCCAGGGTGAGCGAATACTTCAGAAAGTGCCGCAGCACGGACCGCGCGATGCCAGGGCGTTCACCCGTGCGGGTCGCCACCCGCATGCCGAGCAGCCGCTTGCCCGCCGAGCCCTGGCCCAGCGCATCCATCAGCGCGGGGAGGAACAGGCCGAGGATGCCCAGCGCCAGCGCGGCCGGGTACGTGGCGCCCGGGGCGCTGTCGAAGGCCGGGCGCGCGAACACCCAGGCCAGCGCCAGCGCGACCGGAAAGGCCGCCATGCATGCGCCGTCGATCAGCGTGGCACCCAGGCGCGCCATGGTGCCCGGAAACACCTCCACCAGCCGCGCCGGCGCGGGTGTCTGGGCGGGCTGCCCCCGGCCTGCCGGGGCCCTCGCGGCGGGCATGTCCGCCACCAGCGGCGCCTGGCAGCTGAAACACTGCGTGTAGGAAGCATGGTTCTGCCAGTTGCAGCGGGGGCATTGCATGAGGGTGCGCCTGGGGTGGGCAAGAGGCCGCGCCAGGCGGCCTCCTCGCGGGGTGGAGGCTCAGTGCCGTGCGGGCGGCGCGGTGTGCGCCATCAGGCGGTCCGTCAGCGCGATGGCCAGCGCGCTCAGCAGGAACACCACGTGGATGATGGTCTGCCACATCAGCACCTTGAGGTCGTAGTTGGCGGCGTTGATGAAGGTCTTGAGCAGGTGGATCGAACTGATGCCGATGATGGCGGTGGCCAGCTTGACCTTGAGCACCGAGGCGTTCACGTGGCTCAGCCATTCGGGCTGGTCGGGGTGGTCTTCCAGGTGCAGGCGCGAGACGAAGGTCTCGTACCCGCCCACGATCACCATGATCAGCAGGTTGGAGATCATCACCACATCGATCAGCGCCAGCACCACCAGCATGATGATGGTCTCGTTGAGCGCGGTGACCTCGAAATCGCTCTTGTAGCCGATGCTGGAGACCAGCTGCTTGAGTGCGGCGGTGTTGCCGAAGGCTGCCTCGATCAGGTGCACCAGCTCCACCCAGAAGTGGAACACGTACACCGCCTGCGCCAGGATCAGGCCCAGGTACAGGGGCAGCTGCAGCCAGCGGCTGGCAAAGATCAGCGACGGCAAGGGGCGCATGGGCGACGGGGTGGCGGGATTTGGGGGGAGGGACATGGAATGTAGGGTGGGACTTGGGTCGCGCGATTTTAGGGGTGCCGCGTGACAGCCCCTCGCGCACAGGTGCCTTCTTCCCTGCCCGGCACTGGCGATTCTGTAAGCTTCGTGCCAGTCAGTGGCTTGTAAGTGCCGCGTCCGACAGTACCGCCCAATTCCAATTCCATCAGACCCAGGAGACAACACCATGAGTGCGCCCACATCCGCGATCGAGTCCGTATTGGTTGAGAACCGCGTGTTCCCGCCCGCCGATGCGGTCGTCAAGGCTGCCCGCATTTCGGGCATGGCGGGCTACGATGCGCTGTGTGCCGAAGCCGACAAGGACTTCGAAGGCTTCTGGGCCCGCCTGGCCCGCGAGAACGTGCAGTGGACCAAGCCTTTCACGCGCACGCTGGATGAATCCAACGCACCCTTCTTCCAGTGGTTCGCCGATGGGGAACTCAACGCCTCGGCCAACTGCCTGGACCGCCACATCGGCACGCCCACCGAGAACAAGACCGCCATCGTCTTCGAGGCCGACGACGGCACCGTCACCAGGATCACCTACAAGGAGCTGCTGGCCCGCGTGAGCCAGTTCGCCAACGCGCTCAAGGCCCACGGCGTGAACAAGGGCGACCGCGTGCTGATCTACATGCCCATGACCATCGAGGGCGTGATCGCCATGCAGGCCTGCGCGCGCATCGGCGCCACGCACAGCGTGGTGTTTGGCGGCTTCAGCGCCAAGGCGGTGCATGAGCGCATCATCGACGCGGGGGCCGTGGCCGTCATCACGGCCAACTACCAGATGCGCGGCGGCAAGGAGCTGCCGCTCAAGGCCATCATCGACGAGGCCCTGGCGACGGGCGGCTGCGACACGCTGCGCAACGTGTTTGTCTATGAACGCACATCCACGGCCTGCAACATGGTGGCGGGGCGCGACAAGACCTTCGCCGAGGCGCTTGCGGGCCAGAGCACCGACTGCCCGCCGGTGGCCGTGGGGGCCGAGCACCCGCTGTTCATCCTGTACACCAGCGGCTCCACCGGCAAGCCCAAGGGCGTGCAGCACAGCACCGGCGGCTACCTGCTGTGGGCCAAGCTCACCATGGACTGGACCTTCGACCTGCGCCCGGACGACGTGTTCTGGTGCACGGCCGACATCGGCTGGATCACCGGCCACACCTACGTGGCCTATGGACCGCTGGCGGCTGGCGCCACGCAGATCATCTTCGAGGGCATTCCCACCTTCCCCAACGCCGGGCGCTTCTGGCAGATGATCGAAAAGCACCGGTGCACGATCTTCTACACCGCGCCCACCGCCATCCGCTCGCTCATCAAGGCGGCCGAGGCCGACGCCGCCGTGCACCCCGCGCGGTCGGACCTGTCGAGCCTGCGCATCCTGGGCAGCGTGGGCGAGCCCATCAACCCCGAGGCCTGGATGTGGTACCACAAGAACGTGGGCGGCGAGCGCTGCCCCATCGTGGACACCTTCTGGCAGACCGAGACCGGCGGCCACGTGATCACCCCGCTGCCCGGCGCCACGCCGCTGGTGCCCGGCAGCTGCACGCTGCCGCTGCCCGGCATCACCGCGGCCATCGTGGACGAGACCGGTAACGATGTGGCCAACGGCGCCGGCGGCATCCTGGTCATCAAGCGCCCGTGGCCCAGCATGATCCGCACCATCTGGAACGATCCCGAGCGCTTCAAGAAGAGCTACTTCCCCGAAGAGCTCAAGGGCTACTACCTGGCTGGCGATGGCGCCGTGCGCAGCGCCGACCGGGGCTACTTCCGCATCACGGGCCGCATCGACGACGTGCTCAACGTGTCGGGCCACCGCATGGGCACGATGGAGATCGAATCGGCACTGGTCTCCAAGACCGACCTGGTGGCGGAGGCCGCCGTGGTGGGCCGCCCCGACGATGTGACCGGCGAGGCGATCTGCGCCTTCGTGGTGCTCAAGCGCTCGCGCCCCACCGGCGACGAGGCCAAGCAGATCGCCAACGAACTGCGCAACTGGGTCGCCAAGGAAATCGGCCCCATCGCCAAGCCCAAGGACATCCGCTTTGGCGACAACCTGCCCAAGACCCGCAGCGGCAAGATCATGCGCCGGCTTCTGCGCAGCATCGCCAAGGGGGAAGCCATCACGCAGGACACGAGCACGTTGGAAAACCCCGCAATCCTGGATCAGTTGGCCCAGACCAACTGATCCAGGAGGTGCCGCGCATGCGGCGCCAGCGTGCAGCGCCTGCGGGTTTGGGGCCACTCATGTCGCCACAGGCGATGTGACGTGGCCACAGAATCCGGCAATCCTGGACCAGCTGGCCAAGGCCAACTGACCAGAGGGCGGTGCGCCGCCGAGGGCGCGGGCGCGCTGCGCCTGCAAAGCAGCGTAGCGGGGGGGGCCTGCCTGGGGACGTGGCGGGCGTTCACCGTCCACGGGGAAACTCGCCATCGGCAACGGGGTGCCGTCCAGCCCGAAGGCGTGCGCGGCCCCTTGTAGGACACCGACTGAAACCGCTCCCCCGCGGCGCGGGATGGCCCCTGCATGGGTTACAACGGCGGCATCGTGTCCCAGGCTGCATGCCTGGGCGCTGCATACCGGAGGTTTCCCATGCATCTGCGTTCCATAGTCCTTTTGTTGACGGTGCTGGCCATCGCGATACTCGCGGCGCTCAACTGGCCCACCCTGGCCGCTCCCGCCCTGGTCTCCCTGGGGATCGTGGTCTTCGAGGCGCCGCTGGGCCTCATCATGCTGGCCCTGACGGCCCTGCTGGGGATATTCTTCCTGGCCTACGTCCTGTCCCTCCAGGGGTCCGTGCTCATGGAGACACGGCGCCACGGCAAGGAGATGCAAGTCCAGCGTGAACTGGCCGACAAGGCAGAAGCCTCGCGGTTCACGGAATTGCGCACCTTCCTGGATGCCCAGCACCATCAGGCGCACGCCGCCTTGCTGACCCGGCTGGACCAGCTGGAGGCGCGCCTGGCGGCGCGGGTCGCCGAATCCGACAATTCCACCGCGGCCTACGTGGGGCAGCTGGAACACCAGCTGCGCACCCGGGGCCTGGAGCCCGCGCCCGTGGTGCCGCCACTCGTCTGATCCCCGCTTGCGCGAGGCGCGGGCGGCAGGGCCCGCGGGCCGGCCGGCAACGAGAAAAAAGACCCGGAAACGTTTGCGGCCGTGACAGGGATCTGGCACGGCCGCAAGGGGCGGGGAAGGGCGGTGCGGCCCCCCGCCGTAACTCCATCAAAGGCGCATCACTTTTGCGTCAGCACCCAGGCCGCCAGCTTCTTGGCCTCTGCATCGTTGACCTGCGCGTTGGCAGGCATCGGGACCGGACCCCATACGCCCGCGCCACCCTTGATGATCTTGGCGGCCAGCTTGTCCACGGCATCCTTCTGGCCCGCATACTTGGCGGCCACGTCCTTGTACGAAGGACCCACCAGCTTCTTGTCCACGGCGTGGCAGGCCATGCAGTTCTTCGAGGTCGCCAGGGCTAGATCGGCCATGGCGGGTGCCGCAACCGACAGCGTCATGGCAAGGGTGATCAGGGTACGCTTCATGGTGGGATTTCCTGTGGGTTGGGTTACAGTTCTTTTAATGGAATTGTAGTGAGTTGGGTTGACAGGCATTTGTCTGTCGTCAACCCGGCGTTTTCTGGAGATCGCGATGTACCTGCTGGGTCTTTCACTGGTGCTTCTGGCACTGAAGTATTTCGAGATCGGACCCGTGGCCAACTGGTCCTGGTGGTGGGTGCTGGCACCCTTTGCCGCCACGGCCCTATGGTGGGCCTGGGCGGATTCCACAGGGTATACGAAACGTAAAGCCATGGAAAAGATGGACCAGCGCAAGCAGGACCGGATCAACAAGAACAAGGAAGCCCTGGGCATGCGCCCGCGCAAGCCACGCTAGACAGTCCATTGCGTTTGTCCCGCGCACCGCCTGCGCGGATGTACCCAGGTTGCGCCACAGAAAGAATCGATCATCGTTGCACATGGCAAAACAGCAGTCATCACTGGCGTAACCGGGCAGGATGGGGCCTATCTGGCAGAGTTTCTTCTGCGAAAAGACTACCAGGTCATAGGGACTCATCGCCGCACGAACAGTGTGAATACTTGGCGCCTGCGGGAGTTGGGCGTGCTGGGCCATCCCAATTTGTCCCTGGTCGATTTCGATCTGACGGACCCAGGTTCTGCCATCGCACTCCTGCAGAAATTTCGCCCCGATGAGTTGTACAACCTGGCGGCACAGAGCTTCGTGGGGGCCAGTTTCGATGTTCCGACCACCACGGCGCTGGTCAACGGCCAGGGTGCGCTCAATCTGCTGGAGGCCGTCCGGCTGGTGAATCCCCGCATACGCTATTACCAGGCCAGCTCCTCCGAGATGTTCGGAGGCGTGCAGGACGCTCCCCAGCATGAGGGCACTCCGTTTTCCCCCCGCAGCCCCTATGGCATCTCCAAGCTGTTTGCCCACTGGATGACGATCAACTACCGGGAAGTGCACGGCATCTATGCC from Acidovorax sp. A79 includes the following:
- a CDS encoding intradiol ring-cleavage dioxygenase, whose protein sequence is MDRLPFPEPLAAAAQAPSNRRLALNALGSLGVATLLGCGGGGSDTEASDTTEATGTGTGTGTGTGTGTGTGTAATCSVVPEETAGPYPADGSSASNNTYNVLALSGIVRSDIRSSIGSSTQVSGVPFTITITLTNTNASCAALSGYAIYLWHCTQDGNYSVYSSSNIADNYLRGVQATDASGTVTFTTIVPGCYAGRMPHMHLEVYRSLAAASSASNKIKTTQLAFPTALLSTIYSANSGYSASVRNLASMSFATDNVFSDGTTLEMTTMQANSGGGYSASITISIAA
- a CDS encoding DNA topoisomerase IB; amino-acid sequence: MPTPCPSPRAPAPPRPTPRPQKLPGGLVYVTPSMPGLTREPGGDKTFRYRLPDGQWLRDPDEIARIQRLAIPPAYTDVWICPLPHGHLQATGLDARGRRQYRYHPQWRQQRDEGKFEHMQAFGRALPRIRARVARDLAAHRGGQPLTRTLVLAALVRLLDTTYLRVGNEEYASSNRSYGLTTLRTRHARLHGSQLRLRFRGKSGVLQEAELNDPRVARVVRRCQQLPGQELFQYEDGDGTPRTVGSGDVNDYLREITHGTAATGGDHFTAKDFRTWHGTTQALELTRLARAQTDASSAADKNVRYSSKAILAEVARQLGNTPAVCKKSYVHPAVLELGSRLASDAGPGLQEVWDRIGGSASPRGLSAAERRLLAFLRKPRAHPRPAKAPPGAPAVAQVPRRARHAGAHR
- a CDS encoding RDD family protein, producing the protein MQCPRCNWQNHASYTQCFSCQAPLVADMPAARAPAGRGQPAQTPAPARLVEVFPGTMARLGATLIDGACMAAFPVALALAWVFARPAFDSAPGATYPAALALGILGLFLPALMDALGQGSAGKRLLGMRVATRTGERPGIARSVLRHFLKYSLTLALTLAVPFLLHRLLTALFGERGLHSSITGTFVVSRHASDTAIQQAVALVRGPGWFLKALVMLGGVAALSFAAMVAVALWHQGEEPANPRREAVRQLDGAARTVLGLVENHYRSTGAFPASAAAIGLGRPGQLPTGFQAMAIDPANGVVRLTIADSSGDLALAGKHLVYTPVLRTRKQQTDIHKWQCGSDDIVRGDRSFSCRHEATGAAK
- a CDS encoding TIGR00645 family protein, with the translated sequence MSLPPNPATPSPMRPLPSLIFASRWLQLPLYLGLILAQAVYVFHFWVELVHLIEAAFGNTAALKQLVSSIGYKSDFEVTALNETIIMLVVLALIDVVMISNLLIMVIVGGYETFVSRLHLEDHPDQPEWLSHVNASVLKVKLATAIIGISSIHLLKTFINAANYDLKVLMWQTIIHVVFLLSALAIALTDRLMAHTAPPARH
- a CDS encoding Crp/Fnr family transcriptional regulator produces the protein MPTTALPESENPLADRHQQRPFLSPPEREAINRGRWFAALTPSLRHDIFRLGRVTRYTHGQMIVEQGDLAQDWFACASGAIRFRRTTPSGKQVTLAYVEPGIWVGEAEVLHRGPNTYDAHAHGPTTVLSVAEGVFRQLLREHSEFGEALLTLQARRMRYLYWMMEDMATLPLRARLAKQLLHVLRRFGERAAVPGQRGAIGLSLVQDELAQLLGGSRQRINVELKWMEREGIIGIHQRSIVVYQQEQLEALAQQELAEPHG
- a CDS encoding ATP-binding protein — encoded protein: MPHLTLHRKAFIALAALLLALLLIFAGFSRLGLQRGLGPYVAEIELARMGWLAERLQAHHTQTGGWDTLRGQPRLWGQLSHPGASPRRGGHQGMEDAPPSDRSRQPPGMPPGMANGNPASERGMQQQPPPPPPDGGPPPGERGTSGPPPPSAQRHPDDLFPRLGLVDAQQKLVAGTAPQPGSARVALTGADGQAIGHLVLAPPQGVRSEADQAFLAQHLGFVAWTGLAGLALALLLSGWLARRWLAPVEALATGAREIAQGHLHTRVPVHGNDELARLARTFNTMAEQLSSIESSRRQWLGDVAHELRTPLAAMRAEIEAVQDGVRPFDDKTALRLHRQVMRLIQLVGDLRASLDAAGTSAPSAQVPVHPLALLAEALASMRPRLAQAGIEVNTTGLEALAAQAPAPLVRGDAQQLHQVFMNLLENSLRYTDAGGQLRVTAGETRATDGAPLLRVQLDDSAPGVPAHELPRIFERLYRAETSRNRDHGGSGLGLAICRAIVLAHGGTLAAEASPLGGLRVTLQLPLLDNPS
- a CDS encoding response regulator, which gives rise to MSHRILVVEDEPDIAAIVVDYLRHAGYTVEHQAEGRAALASLLAAPPDLTLLDIMLPGMDGLSILRQARRHTQHPIIMLTARVEEVDRLIGLELGADDYICKPFSPREVVARARAVLRRTAAAQEPPPAAGSALVLDESHWQATLHGTPLGLTRREFRLLQVLARQRGRIFSRAQLLDQAYDDTLDVNERAIDSHIKNLRRKLKAASGDGCDWIRSVYGVGFALEPAAAD